Proteins from one Dromiciops gliroides isolate mDroGli1 chromosome 6, mDroGli1.pri, whole genome shotgun sequence genomic window:
- the LOC122731830 gene encoding olfactory receptor 5B2-like: MISMENRTAAKEFILTGLTDAPELQVPLFIMFTFIYLTTLVGNLGIVALISWDSRLHTPMYFFLSNLSLVDFGYSSAVTPKVMAGFLTGDKVISYNGCATQLFFFGAFVTTESFLLASMAYDRHAAVCKPLHYTTTMTPTVCAHLASGSHICGFLTSSIVIGNMFSLSLCRSNIVHHFFCDIPPLLVLSCSDIQMIESVLFILGSFNTFFPFLVIFTSYLLIFITILKINSADSRQKAFSTCASHLAAVFIFYGTIIFMYLQPSSSHSMDTDKMVSVFYTMVIPMLNPLVYSLRNKDVKNAFRKAVRGQQLQLDHAFS; encoded by the coding sequence ATGATATCTATGGAGAACAGAACTGCAGCAAAGGAGTTCATCCTCACAGGATTAACAGATGCCCCAGAGCTTCAGGTTCCTCTCTTCATCATGTTCACCTTCATCTACCTCACCACCCTGGTAGGGAACCTGGGGATAGTAGCACTGATCTCCTGGGATTCCCGCCTCCACACCCCCATGTACTTTTTCCTCAGCAATCTCTCTCTGGTGGATTTTGGCTACTCCTCAGCTGTTACCCCCAAGGTGATGGCTGGTTTCCTCACAGGGGACAAGGTCATATCCTATAATGGATGTGCTACACAGTTGTTCTTCTTTGGAGCCTTTGTTACTACGGAAAGTTTTCTTTTAGCCTCCATGGCCTATGATCGCCATGCAGCTGTGTGTAAGCCCCTACATTATACCACTACCATGACTCCAACAGTATGTGCACATCTGGCCAGTGGTTCTCACATTTGTGGCTTTCTGACCTCCTCTATAGTCATAGGAAACATGTTTAGCCTTTCCCTTTGTAGGTCCAACATAGTTCATCACTTTTTCTGTGATATTCCCCCCCTCCTAGTTCTCTCTTGCTCTGATATTCAAATGATTGAGTCAGTTTTATTTATCTTAGGGTCATTCAataccttttttccatttcttgtcATCTTTACCTCTTACTTATTAATCTTCATCACCATCCTGAAGATCAATTCTGCTGATAGTCGTCAGAAAGCCTTCTCTACTTGTGCTTCCCATCTTGCAgctgtatttatattttatgggACAATCATCTTCATGTACCTTCAACCCAGCTCAAGCCATTCCATGGACACAGACAAAATGGTGTCAGTGTTCTACACCATGGTCATCCCTATGTTGAACCCTCTCGTCTATAGTCTTAGGAACAAAGATGTGAAGAATGCTTTTAGGAAAGCTGTTAGGGGACAACAACTTCAATTAGATCATGCTTTTTCTTAG